The Cytobacillus sp. NJ13 sequence CACGTGGAAGAGATACAGATACTAACTTATCAAAGAACTCATACATGCGCTCTCCACGAAGAGTAACTTTCGCGCCGATTGGCATACCTTCACGAAGACGGAAGCCAGCGATAGATTTCTTAGCGCGAGTGATAACCGGCTTTTGACCAGTGATCAATGTTAATTCCTCAACAGCTTTATCTAGTGCTTTAGCGTTTTGAACAGCGTCACCAACACCCATGTTAATAACGATTTTTTCAAGCTTAGGTGCTTGCATAACTGATTTATAGTTAAACTTGCTCATTAGAGCAGGAGTAATTTCTTTTGAATGCTTTTCTTTTAGGCGGTTCATCCATTGTACCTCCCTTCTTCTTTGAACTATTTATCTAGAACTTCACCGGATTTTGTTGCAACACGTACTTTTTTGCCATCAACCGTTTTGTAGCCTACACGAGTTGGTTCACCAGATTTAGGATCTACAGGCATAACGTTTGATACATGAACAGGTGCCTCTTGGCTGATGATTCCGCCCTGCGGGTTCATCTGAGAAGGCTTAGAGTGTTTCTTTACAATGTTAACTCCTTCAACAAGCACTCGGCTTTGTTTAGGGAACGCTGCAAGAATAACGCCCGTTTTGCCTTTATCCTTACCAGAGATGACCATAACTTTGTCACCTTTTTTCACATGCATCTGTGCGCACCTCCTTAAAGGCAATTTGATTTGTTATTTATAATACTTCTGGAGCTAAAGATACAATTTTCATGAAGTTGTTTTCACGTAGTTCACGGGCAACCGGTCCGAAGATACGAGTTCCGCGTGGTCCTTTGTCATCACGAATAATTACACATGCGTTTTCATCGAAACGAATGTAAGTACCGTCATTACGGCGTACACCGCTCTTAGTACGTACAACTACCGCTTTAACAACATCACCTTTTTTAACAACGCCACCTGGTGTTGCTTGTTTCACTGTACAAACGATAACATCACCGATGTTAGCAGTCTTTCGGCCAGAGCCACCAAGAACTTTAATTGTAAGTACTTCACGAGCACCAGAGTTGTCAGCAACTTTTAAACGTGATTCTTGTTGAATCATGTGTGTAACCTCCCTTCGGGATAAATCTCCCAACCGAACAATTAGATAATAACTGCTTTTTCAACTACTTCTACAAGACGGAAGCGTTTAGTCGCAGATAGTGGACGAGTTTCCATAATACGAACGATATCGCCAGTTTTTGCTTGGTTTTGCTCATCATGAGCCTTGAACTTTTTAGAGTACTTAACGCGTTTACCGTAAAGTGGATGCTTTTTGTAAGTTTCGACAAGAACCGTTACTGTCTTATCCATTTTGTCAGAAACGACGCGTCCAGTGTAAACTTTGCGTTGGTTGCGTTCACTCATTGTGCGAACCTCCTCTCAATATCACTTGCTAAAGCCAATTTCTCTTTCACGAATAACAGTTTTCATGCGGGCAATCGCTTTGCGTACTTCACGAATGCGAGCTGTGTTTTCAAGTTGTCCAGTCGCCAATTGAAAGCGAAGGTTGAAAAGCTCTTCTTTTAATGATTTTACTTTTTGTTCAATTTCGGCAGTGGTAAGGTCACGAATTTCATTAGCTTTCATTTGATTCACCACCAATTTCTTCTCGTTTTACAAACTTGCACTTAACTGGAAGTTTGTGTGATGCAAGACGTAATGCTTCACGAGCGATCTCTTCAGATACACCAGCGATTTCGAACATTACTTTACCAGGCTTAACAACTGCTACCCATCCTTCAGGAGCACCTTTACCGGAACCCATGCGGACTTCTAGAGGCTTTGCAGTGTAAGGCTTGTGAGGGAAAATTTGAATCCAAACTTTACCGCCACGTTTCATGTAACGAGTCATTGCAATACGTGCAGATTCAATTTGACGGTTAGTGATCCAAGAAGCTTCTAGAGCCTGAAGGCCATATTCACCGAAGTTTACTTCAGTTCCGCCTTTTGATTGACCACGCATTTTTCCGCGGTGTACACGACGATATTTAACGCGCTTTGGCAATAACATATTATTTGCCTCCTTCCCCAGTTTTCTTCTTAGTAGGAAGGACCTCTCCACGATAGATCCATACTTTTACGCCCAATTTACCGTAAGTTGTATCAGCTTCAGCTGTAGCATAATCGATATCAGCACGAAGAGTATGAAGTGGAACTGTTCCTTCGCTGTATGATTCTGAACGAGCGATATCAGCACCGCCTAAACGACCAGATACCATTGTTTTGATACCCTTAGCGCCAGCGCGCATTGCACGTTGAATAGTTTGTTTTTGAGCACGACGGAAAGATACGCGGTTTTCTAATTGACGAGCAATGTTTTCCGCAACCAATTTCGCATCAATATCTGCTCTTTTAATTTCAAGAATGTTGATATGAACACGCTTGCCAGTTAATGAGTTAAGTGACTTGCGAAGTGCTTCAACCTCAGTACCACCTTTACCGATAACCATTCCTGGTTTCGCAGTGTGGATAGTGATGTTCAGGCGATTAGCAGCACGTTCGATTTCTACTTTAGAAACAGAAGCATCGCTTAAGCGCTTTGTGATGTACTCACGAACCTTAAGGTCTTCGTGTAAAAGATCAGCATAGTCTTTGCCTGCGTACCATTTTGACTCCCAATCACGGATGACACCGATACGCAAACCGACTGGATTTACTTTTTGACCCACTGATTATCCCTCCTTCTTTTCTGATAAAACGATAGTAATATGGCTAGTACGCTTGTTGATTTGGCTTGCACGGCCCATAGCGCGAGGACGGAAACGTTTTAAAGTTGGTCCTTCGTCTACGAATGCTTGAGCAACTACCAGATTGTTAACGTCCATTTCGTAGTTGTGCTCAGCGTTAGCTAGTGCAGATTTTAAAACTTTCTCTACGATTGGAGAAGCAGCTTTAGGTGTAAGGTTTAAAATCGCTACTGCTTCGCCTACTTGCTTTCCTCGAATTAAATCTACGACTAAACGAGCTTTACGAGGAGCAATACGAACTGTTCTTGCAACAGCTTTAGCTTGCATTAGAATGCCCTCCTCTCATTAACGTCTTGTTTTCTTATCATCATTGCCATGGCCTTTGTACGCACGAGTTGGAGCAAATTCTCCAAGCTTGTGGCCTACCATGTCTTCAGTGATGTATACAGGCACATGTTTACGACCATCATAAACTGCGATTGTGTGTCCGATGAATTGTGGGAAGATCGTAGAACGGCGAGACCAAGTTTTAGTAACTTGCTTGCTTTCTGTTTCGTTAAGCTTTTCGATCTTTGTCATTAAATGTTCATCAACAAAAGGTCCTTTTTTTAAGCTGCGACCCATGATTGAACCTCCCTTCGTGATTGTTCTACGGTTCTTATTTGGAACCGTAGTGCAATCCCGTTATTTTTTACGACGACGTACGATAAATTTGTCTGATTTGTTGTTTTTCTTGCGTGTCTTGTAACCAAGTGTTGGTTTGCCCCAAGGAGTCATTGGAGACTTACGTCCGATTGGCGCACGTCCTTCACCACCACCGTGTGGGTGATCGTTAGGGTTCATTACAGATCCACGTACAGTTGGGCGCTTGCCTAACCAGCGTGAACGACCTGCTTTACCAATGTTAATAAGCTCGTGCTGCTCATTGCCAACCTGACCTACAGTTGCACGGCACTCAGCAAGAATCATGCGAACTTCACCAGAGTTTAAACGAACTAATACGTACTTGCCTTCTTTACCAAGAACTTGTGCAGAAGTACCAGCAGAACGTACTAATTGTCCGCCTTTTCCAGGTTTTAATTCGATGTTGTGGATTACAGTACCCACTGGAATATTAGCTAGTGGAAGTGCATTACCCACTTTGATGTCTGCTTCTGGACCAGACATTACTTCCATGCCCACTTGTAAATTCTTAGGTGCAAGGATGTAACGCTTTTCTCCATCCACATAGTTAATTAGTGCAATATTTGCAGAGCGGTTTGGATCATACTCGATTGTGGCAACGCGTCCTGGAATGCCATCTTTGTTACGTTTGAAATCAATGATACGATATTGACGTTTATGACCGCCGCCTTGATGACGAACTGTCAACTTACCTTGGTTGTTACGGCCGCCTTTTCTCTTAATAGGAGCAAGTAAAGACTTTTCTGGTTGGTTAGTCGTGATTTCTGCGAAATCAGATACCGTCATGCCGCGACGACCATTAGAGGTAGGTTTATACTTTTTAATCGCCATTTCGTTTCCCTCCTCTTCTAGTTATAGTATTTTTAAGCTTCAAATAGCTCGATTTCTTGGCTTTCAGCTGTTAATTTAACGATCGCTTTACGGCGTTTGTTAGTGTAACCGCCAAATTTGCCCATACGTTTGAACTTACCTTTGTAGTTCATGATGTTAACTTTCTCAACTTTAACGCCAAAGATTTGCTCTACAGCGTCTTTAACTTGAGTTTTGTTAGCTCGTACGTCAACTTCGAACGTATATTTTTTATCAGCCATAATATCAGTAGAACGTTCAGTGATTACGGGGCGCTTAATGATTTCGCGTGCATCCATTATGCAAGCACCTCCTCTACTTTTTCAACCGCTGCTTTCGTCATGATAAGCTTATCATGATTTAAAACATCTAAAACAGTGATTCCAGAAGCAGACACAACTGTTACACCAGGGATGTTACGAGCAGATAATGCTACGTTCTCATCTAGGTCAGCAGTTACGAAAAGTGCTTTTGAATCAACAGAAAGACCAGTTAATACACCTTTGAAGTCTTTTGTTTTAGGAGTTTCGAAAGCAAGGCCTTCTAATACTAGGATGTTTTCTTCTAACACTTTAGAAGATAACGCAGATTTGATTGCCAGACGGCGAACCTTTTTAGGTAGTTTGTAGCTGTAGCTGCGTGGTACAGGACCAAATACAGTACCGCCTCCGCGCCATTGTGGTGAACGGATTGAACCTTGACGTGCACGGCCTGTGCCTTTTTGGCGCCATGGCTTGCGTCCTCCGCCCGCTACTTCAGAACGAATTTTAGTTTTATGAGTCCCTTGACGTAATGAAGCTCTTTGCATAACAATGGCTTCGAATAATACGTGCTGGTTAGGCTCGATACCAAAGATCGCATCATTAAGTTCGATATCACCAACTTTAGATCCGCTTTGGTTAAACAATGCTACTTTCGGCATTCTGTTTTCCTCCTTTCCGGTTTAATTATTATGCTTTTACCGCACTTTTGATTTTTACTAATGCTTTTCTAGCACCAGGTACGTTACCTTTGATCAATAGCAAGTTGCGCTCAGCATCAACTTTCACGATTTCAAGGTTTTGCACAGTGATTTGCTCTCCACCCATACGTCCAGGTAATAATTTACCTTTGAATACACGGTTTGGAGCTACAGGACCCATTGAACCAGGGCGACGGTGGTAACGAGAACCATGAGCCATCGGCCCGCGAGATTGTCCGTGGCGCTTGATGGCACCCTGGAAACCTTTACCCTTTGAGATTCCTGTTACATCAACAGTTTCGCCTTCTGCGAATATATCAACTTTGACTTCTTGACCAACTTCATATTGTCCTAAATCAGCTCCGCGGAATTCGCGTACGAAGCGCTTAGGAGCAGTGTTTGCTTTAGCAACATGCCCTTTTTCAGGTTTGTTGGATAGCTTGTCGCGCTTATCTTCAAATCCAAGCTGGATTGCTTCATATCCATCAGTTTCAACTGACTTCTTTTGAAGAACAACGTTAGCTGCTGCCTCAACAACTGTTACCGGGATAAGATCACCGTTTTCAGCAAATACTTGAGTCATACCAATCTTTCTTCCTAAGATTCCTTTGGTCATTTCAGTCACACCTCCTAAGTTTCTTATAATTATTTATTGATTAAAGTTTGATTTCGATATCTACACCAGACGGTAAATCTAAACGCATTAGAGAATCAACCGTTTGTGGTGTTGGGTTAACGATGTCGATTAGACGTTTATGCGTACGCATTTCGAACTGTTCACGAGAGTCTTTGTACTTATGAACCGCACGAAGGATTGTGTAAATAGACTTTTCAGTTGGTAATGGAATCGGACCTGAAACAGCCGCACCAGAACGTTTTGCAGTCTCAACAATCTTTTCTGCTGATTGATCAAGAATTCTGTGATCATACGCTTTTAAACGAATACGAATTTTTTGTTTTGCCATTATTTTCCCTCCTTTTCGCCTATTTTAATATAGACATTCTCCGTGAAAATTTCCCACACACTCGCCATGGCAAAGCGGCCGGGTGTGTCAGCAACCTTTCACTTCATCGCAGTCAAAGACCAACATTGTCTATTATACAGAAACAATAATTGAAATGCAACATGTATATGCTATTTCTTTATGTTTCGCACACTTTTACTATTATAACTGCTGATTATGAAGTTTTCAATAGAATAGGAAGAAGTCTAAATATTTGCTTTAGGGCTTGGAATTTTCTCAGGGGGGATTGATAGAAAAGGTGAATATATTATAGAAGGAAGTAGTCTACAAAATATTATTGTGGAACCTTCGTAGGTTTTCTGCAGATAATTGATGGGTTAAGCCTGAAACGGCATTTTAAAATGTTCTCTGTTTCAGTAATAGTGCAAATCTCATTATGGATCAAAGAAGCAGTACTTTTATAACGATGGCCAACACACATACACAAATCGATATTCAAAGAAGACAAAAAAAACAGATGGGTCGTCACCCATCTGTTTTTATCTATTGCAATTACTCTGTGATTGTAGCAACTACGCCAGCGCCTACAGTACGTCCACCCTCACGGATAGAGAACTTAGTACCTTCTTCGATAGCGATTGGAGCGATTAGTTCTACAGTCATTTCGATGTTATCTCCAGGCATAACCATTTCTACGCCTTCAGGAAGATTACAGATACCAGTTACATCAGTTGTACGGAAGTAGAACTGAGGACGGTAGTTAGTGAAGAATGGAGTATGACGTCCACCTTCTTCTTTTGAAAGAACGTATACTTCAGCTTTGAACTTAGTGTGCGGCTTAATTGAATTCGGTTTAGAAAGTACTTGTCCACGCTGGATGTCTTCACGAGCTACACCACGAAGCAATGCTCCGATGTTATCTCCTGCTTCAGCATAGTCAAGTAATTTACGGAACATTTCAACACCAGTTACTGTAGTTGACTTTGGCTCTTCAGTGAAACCAGTGATTTCAATTACATCGCCGACTTTAACTACTCCGCGCTCTACACGACCTGTAGCAACTGTTCCACGTCCAGTAATTGAGAATACATCCTCAACAGGCATCATGAATGGCTTGTCAGTGTCACGAGTTGGAGTTGGGATGTACTCATCAACAGCAGCCATAAGCTCTTCGATTTTAGCTTCCCACTCAGGCTCACCTTCAAGAGCTTTAAGAGCAGAACCTTTAACAACTGGGATATCATCGCCAGGGAATTCATACTCAGAAAGAAGATCGCGAACTTCCATTTCAACTAGTTCAAGAAGCTCTTCGTCATCAACCATGTCACACTTGTTCATGAATACAACAAGGAATGGAACACCAACCTGACGAGAAAGCAGGATGTGCTCACGAGTTTGTGGCATTGGGCCGTCAGCAGCAGAAACAACTAGGATTCCGCCGTCCATTTGAGCAGCACCAGTGATCATGTTCTTAACATAGTCAGCGTGACCTGGGCAGTCAACGTGTGCATAGTGACGGTTTTCAGTTTCATACTCAACGTGTGCAGTTGAGATTGTGATTCCACGCTCGCGCTCTTCAGGAGCCGCATCGATTTGATCATATCCGCGTGCTTCACCGCCGCCTTTCTTAGAAAGAACAGTTGTGATAGCTGCAGTTAAAGTAGTTTTACCATGGTCAACGTGTCCGATAGTACCGATGTTAACATGGGGTTTTGAACGGTCAAATTTAGCTTTTGCCATTTGAAAAATCCTCCTTTAAATTATAAAAGTTAAGTATTTTATGCTGTGGAGAGGGTACCCTTCCCACAGCGTTTTTTGCCTACAATAGTAGTTATACTTTATTAAAAAGGTAAAATCAATTATTCACCTTTATTTTTTTTAATGATTTCTTCAGAAATTGATTTTGGTACTTCTTCATAGTGGTCGAAGTGCATGGAGAATACTCCGCGACCCTGTGTGCTTGAACGCAGGGACGTTGCATAACCAAACATTTCAGATAGTGGTACCATTGCACGAACAACTTGAGCGTTACCACGTGCATCCATACCCTCTACCCGGCCACGACGTGAAGTGACATTACCCATGATATCCCCCAGGTATTCTTCAGGAATAATTACTTCTATTCTCATAACTGGTTCAAGGATAACCGGGCTACATTTTGATGCAGCGTTTTTAAGAGCCATTGACGCTGCGATTTTGAATGCCATTTCAGATGAGTCAACATCATGGTAAGATCCATCAAACAATCTTGCTTTAATATCCACTAACGGGAATCCAGCAAGTACTCCACGCTCAAGTGAATCTTCAAGACCAGCTTGAACCGCAGGGATGTATTCACGTGGAACTACACCGCCGACAATGCCGTTTTCAAACTCAAAGCCCTTACCTTCTTCGTTAGGAGAGAATTCAATCCAAACATGTCCAAATTGTCCGCGTCCGCCTGATTGGCGTGCGAATTTACCTTCAACCTGAGCTGAAGCGCGGAAAGTTTCACGGTATGCAACCTGTGGTGCACCTACGTTAGCTTCCACTTTAAATTCACGTTTCATACGGTCAACAAGGATATCAAGGTGAAGCTCACCCATACCTGCAATGATAACCTGTCCAGTTTCCTGGTCAGTGTGCGCACGGAATGTTGGATCTTCTTCTTGAAGTTTTTGCAGAGCAGTAGTCATCTTATCTTGGTCAGCCTTTGACTTAGGCTCGATAGATAATTGAATAACAGGCTCTGGGAATTCCATAGATTCAAGAATTACAAGATTCTTCTCATCACAAAGTGTATCACCTGTTGTAGTGTCTTTAAGACCTACCGCAGCAGCGATATCTCCAGCGTGTACTACAGAAATCTCTTCACGGGAATTAGCATGCATTTGCAGGATACGACCTACACGTTCGCGTTTTCCTTTAGTAGAGTTTTGTACATAAGAACCGGAGTTCAGTGTACCTGAGTAAACTCGGAAGAATGTTAACTTACCAACATATGGATCAGTCATTACCTTAAATGCTAATGCAGAGAATGGCGCTTCGTCGCTTGAAGGACGAGTAACTTCCTCATCTGTGTCCGGAAGTGTACCTTTGATAGATGGTACATCAAGCGGAGATGGAAGGTAGTCAATTACAGCGTCAAGCATCTTTTGAACGCCTTTGTTTTTGAAAGCAGATCCACAGATTACAGGGTAGAATTCAACGTTTACTGTACCTTTACGAATAGCTGCTTTAAGCTCTTCGTTAGTGATTTCTTCACCGCCAAGGTATTTCTCCATTAACTCTTCATCAAGCTCAGCTACCGCTTCAATTAGCTTTTCACGGTATTCTTCAGCTTGTTCCTTGTATTCTTCTGGAATTTCACGATCTTCGATATCCGTACCTAAGTCGTTACCGTAGAAAGTGGCTTTCATTTCAATTAAGTCGATGATGCCTTCGAACTGATCTTCAGCACCAATCGGCAGTTGGATAGCAGCTGCATTTGCCTGTAAACGATCATGAAGTGTCTTCAATGAATACAAGAAGTCTGCACCTAGCTTATCCATTTTGTTTACGAATACCACACGTGGTACTCCGTAAGTAGTAGCCTGGCGCCAAACTGTTTCAGTTTGAGGCTCAACGCCTGATTGTGCATCAAGTACAGCAACCGCACCATCAAGAACACGAAGTGAACGCTCAACTTCCACTGTGAAGTCTACGTGTCCAGGAGTGTCAATGATGTTTACGCGGTGGCCTTTCCACTGTGCAGTTGTCGCAGCAGAAGTGATTGTGATTCCACGCTCTTGCTCCTGCTCCATCCAGTCCATCTGTGAAGCACCTTCGTGTGTTTCACCGATTTTGTGGATACGGCCAGTGTAGTAAAGTACACGCTCAGTTGTTGTTGTTTTACCGGCATCAATGTGAGCCATGATACCGATATTGCGAGTATTTTCTAAGGAGAACTCTCTAGCCATTGGGTCTTTCTCCTTCCTAGTATGAGTGTTATTTTAGTTAAGCTGTATATCTTACCAGCGGTAGTGAGCAAACGCTTTGTTCGCTTCTGCCATTTTGTGTGTATCTTCACGCTTCTTAACAGATGCACCAGTGTTGTTAGCTGCATCAAGGATTTCGTTAGCTAAACGCTCTTCCATAGTCTTTTCTCCGCGAAGACGCGCATAGTTTACTAACCAGCGAAGACCAAGAGTAGTACGGCGGTCAGGACGCACCTCAACTGGTACTTGGTAGTTAGCTCCACCTACACGGCGTGCTCTTACTTCAAGTACAGGCATGATGTTTTTAAGCGCCTGATCGAAAACTTCCATTGGCTCTTTGCCAGTGCGCTCGCTGATGATATCGAACGCAGAGTAAAGAATAGCTTGAGATTTACCTCTCTTACCATCGATCATCATTTTGTTGATCAGACGGCTAACTAGCTTTGAGTTGTAAATCGGATCCGGCAATACGTCTCTTTTTGCTACAGGACCTTTACGTGGCATGGATTGTTCCTCCTTTCAAAGATGGTTGTCTATTAATTAGAATTATTTTTTAGCTGCTTTTGGACGCTTAGCACCGTATTTAGAACGGCCTTGCATACGGTTGTTAACACCAGCAGTATCTAAAGCGCCGCGCACGATGTGGTAACGCACACCCGGTAAGTCTTTTACACGTCCTCCACGGATAAGAACAACACTGTGCTCTTGAAGGTTGTGTCCGATACCAGGGATGTAAGCATTAACCTCGATACCATTTGTTAAACGAACACGAGCATATTTACGTAATGCAGAGTTCGGTTTCTTTGGAGTCATTGTACCAACACGAGTACAAACACCACGCTTTTGAGGTGAAGCTACGTTTGTTTGAGCTTTCTTGAAGCTGTTGTAGCCTTTGTTAAGAGCTGGTGAATTTGACTTCTCTGACTTAGTTTGACGAGGCTTGCGCACTAATTGGTTAATAGTAGGCATTTGATTTTTCCTCCCTTCGAATTTGTTTAAGCCCACACATCCAGGTGGTTCATTTTGATGCAAAAACAAAGTTCTTGCAGATAGCAATCTACAAAAACAGTTTTTAAAAAGATATGGCAACAGCTGCTGCCCCAACTTCGATTCCGCATGCTTTACCGAGCTTTTTCATCGAATCCACATACACAATCGGAACGTTCATCTCATTCGCTGTACTAACCACTTTAGCTGTAACCCTAGGATCAGCATCACTGGCGACTACGACTTCATCGATGGTTCCCAGTTTAAGAGCTTTGACTGTTTGCTTTGTTCCTACAATAAAACTTTTTGCCTGCAATACTTTATCATAAGACATTTACGACATCCTCCAAAGTATCCGGTGAATAGGAGCACCTTTGCTATAGTACCATCTTCATTTTTCGATGTCAACAAGCAAAATGATTTTTATTTCATTTATTCACTTTAAAATGCGGTACTTGCTGGTAAATAAGCAAGCACCGCAATGATTACATTATTCTACAGTAACAGCATCTTCAGCAGTTTCCTCATTTGTATAAGGCTCTGCTCTTCTGTATCGCTGCATACCTGTTCCGGCTGGGACAAGTTTACCAATAATTACATTCTCTTTCAGGCCAAGAAGCTCATCGCGCTTGCCTTTAATCGCTGCATCGGTAAGAACTCTTGTCGTCTCCTGGAAGGATGCTGCTGATAAGAATGAATCTGTTTCAAGAGATGCTTTTGTGATACCAAGCAGAACCGGACGTCCTGTTGCAGGCATTTTTCCAGCAAGAAGGGCTTTTTCATTGGCATCCGTAAATTGATGGATATCAAGCAGAGTACCTGGAAGTACATCTGTTTCTGCCGCATCAATTACACGCACTTTGCGAAGCATCTGGCGGACCATTACCTCGATGTGCTTATCGCCAATTTCAACACCCTGCATGCGGTATACCTTCTGAACTTCACGCAGCAAGTATTCTTGAACAGCTGTTACATCTTTCACTTTAATTAACTCTTTAGGGTCAATAGAACCTTCAGTTAGTTCCTGTCCACGCACTACTTCGTCGTTTACAGCTACTTTTAAGCGGGCTGTATAAGGTGCTGT is a genomic window containing:
- the fusA gene encoding elongation factor G, which translates into the protein MAREFSLENTRNIGIMAHIDAGKTTTTERVLYYTGRIHKIGETHEGASQMDWMEQEQERGITITSAATTAQWKGHRVNIIDTPGHVDFTVEVERSLRVLDGAVAVLDAQSGVEPQTETVWRQATTYGVPRVVFVNKMDKLGADFLYSLKTLHDRLQANAAAIQLPIGAEDQFEGIIDLIEMKATFYGNDLGTDIEDREIPEEYKEQAEEYREKLIEAVAELDEELMEKYLGGEEITNEELKAAIRKGTVNVEFYPVICGSAFKNKGVQKMLDAVIDYLPSPLDVPSIKGTLPDTDEEVTRPSSDEAPFSALAFKVMTDPYVGKLTFFRVYSGTLNSGSYVQNSTKGKRERVGRILQMHANSREEISVVHAGDIAAAVGLKDTTTGDTLCDEKNLVILESMEFPEPVIQLSIEPKSKADQDKMTTALQKLQEEDPTFRAHTDQETGQVIIAGMGELHLDILVDRMKREFKVEANVGAPQVAYRETFRASAQVEGKFARQSGGRGQFGHVWIEFSPNEEGKGFEFENGIVGGVVPREYIPAVQAGLEDSLERGVLAGFPLVDIKARLFDGSYHDVDSSEMAFKIAASMALKNAASKCSPVILEPVMRIEVIIPEEYLGDIMGNVTSRRGRVEGMDARGNAQVVRAMVPLSEMFGYATSLRSSTQGRGVFSMHFDHYEEVPKSISEEIIKKNKGE
- the rpsG gene encoding 30S ribosomal protein S7 codes for the protein MPRKGPVAKRDVLPDPIYNSKLVSRLINKMMIDGKRGKSQAILYSAFDIISERTGKEPMEVFDQALKNIMPVLEVRARRVGGANYQVPVEVRPDRRTTLGLRWLVNYARLRGEKTMEERLANEILDAANNTGASVKKREDTHKMAEANKAFAHYRW
- the rpsL gene encoding 30S ribosomal protein S12 yields the protein MPTINQLVRKPRQTKSEKSNSPALNKGYNSFKKAQTNVASPQKRGVCTRVGTMTPKKPNSALRKYARVRLTNGIEVNAYIPGIGHNLQEHSVVLIRGGRVKDLPGVRYHIVRGALDTAGVNNRMQGRSKYGAKRPKAAKK
- a CDS encoding 50S ribosomal protein L7ae-like protein, which encodes MSYDKVLQAKSFIVGTKQTVKALKLGTIDEVVVASDADPRVTAKVVSTANEMNVPIVYVDSMKKLGKACGIEVGAAAVAISF